A genomic stretch from Xenopus laevis strain J_2021 chromosome 6S, Xenopus_laevis_v10.1, whole genome shotgun sequence includes:
- the LOC108695568 gene encoding tripartite motif-containing protein 14 → MEKPTKPLKKRRRDVEEKEDGVPDLIQQLEIEKNELAKKIRHIEKMCNMVDPITVLQEPKSNGSIHCGTEGEDNEDEERKSPVVANDLDCKSSVYGQQATGMELDVGVASNLVVISEDGKTVSYTRTDQRRPLTPERFQDYAQALCTRKFTSGRHYWEIEGSELGYWWVGVSYATVEKGGDLSSLGNNSKSWCLYRWNYKYSVRHNGKVTDLILRPYCGNIRIMLDYDAGHLTFYELSDPMRHLHTFTAIFTEPLHAAFRVWGDDAWVKIVS, encoded by the coding sequence ATGGAGAAGCCAACGAAGCCCCTGAAGAAGCGCAGGAGAGATGTTGAGGAGAAGGAAGATGGAGTCCCAGATCTGATCCAGCAGCTTGAGATTGAGAAGAACGAGTTGGCCAagaagatccgtcacattgagaAGATGTGCAACATGGTCGATCCAATAACTGTCCTACAGGAACCGAAATCCAATGGATCAATCCATTGTGGTACCGAGGGGGAGGATAATGAGGATGAGGAGAGAAAATCTCCTGTTGTGGCCAATGACCTTGATTGTAAGTCCTCAGTGTATGGGCAGCAGGCGACTGGCATGGAGCTGGATGTGGGCGTGGCCTCTAATCTCGTTGTCATATCGGAGGACGGCAAAACCGTTTCCTACACACGAACAGACCAGCGTCGCCCACTTACACCCGAAAGATTCCAGGATTATGCCCAAGCCTTATGCACCAGGAAGTTCACATCGGGCCGACATTACTGGGAGATCGAAGGCAGTGAACTGGGTTACTGGTGGGTGGGAGTTTCCTATGCGACGGTAGAGAAGGGCGGAGACTTGTCCAGCCTGGGCAATAACAGCAAGTCGTGGTGTTTGTACCGGTGGAACTATAAGTATTCAGTGAGACATAACGGGAAAGTGACGGATTTAATCCTCCGACCTTACTGTGGCAATATCCGAATCATGTTGGACTACGACGCAGGTCACCTGACCTTCTATGAACTGTCCGACCCAATGCGACACTTGCACACGTTCACTGCCATCTTCACTGAGCcacttcatgctgcattcagggTATGGGGGGATGATGCCTGGGTAAAGATCGTTAGCTAA
- the LOC108695552 gene encoding uncharacterized protein LOC108695552, with protein MEEEHSGKIKRKPHSVPDMVHKLEIEKYELVGQINELRSMSDMLSALLAQESHGAALCGAEGAHNEGGTDGIMAPGLAHIVLGIRTRIYGQEATDLLLDINTAHNLVSVSGDRKSASYSLTQLHYPQSPERFQYWPQTLSSRTFSSGRHYWEVEGSESGAWGVGVTYPSIERGGFQSGIGNNKKSWCFWRWYNNIYSVRHDMNQKNICESSCRRIRILLDYEAGHVSFYELSEPIRYLHTFTATFTEPLHVAFRLGGADAWVRIIKEREKGAEVLTQETERQIRDTEDLTPDRETLYQDTQMQEEDAVPHIIHKGETEREELVPETQMQEEDVVSHIIHKVETEREELVPETQMQEEDVLSHIIHKVETEKEELVRPIHELCNMCDTLCSLLAQESHGAALCGAEGADNEGGTDGIMAPGLAHIVLGIRTLIYGQEATDLLLDINTAHNHVSVSGDRKSASYSLTQLHYPQSPKRFQWDTQILSSKSFSSGRHYWEVEVSESGTWRVGVAYPSIERGEYQAWIGNNHKSWCLCKGDNCTYKVVHRNKYLPINPSCGRIRISLDYEAGRLSFYELSEPIRHLHTFTATFTEPLHVAFGLGLDSWVRIIS; from the coding sequence ATGGAGGAGGAACACAGcggaaaaataaagagaaaacctCATTCTGTCCCTGATATGGTCCATAAGCTGGAAATAGAGAAATATGAGCTGGTCGGGCAGATAAATGAACTGCGTAGTATGTCTGATATGTTGTCTGCCTTACTGGCacaggaatcacatggagctgcactATGTGGGGCTGAGGGGGCACATAATGAGGGGGGCACAGATGGGATAATGGCCCCTGGATTGGCTCATATTGTGCTGGGTATAAGGACAcggatctatgggcaggaggctacagacctgttactggatataaacacggctcataatcttgtatctgtatcaggggacaggaaatctgcttcctactcactaacacaactacattacccacaatccccagagagatttcagtaTTGGcctcagactttaagcagcaggacTTTttcctcagggcgacattactgggaagtggagggcaGTGAATCAGGAGCCTGGGGGGTAGGGGTgacctatcccagtatagagaggggaGGGTTTCAGTCTGGTATAGGGAATAATAAGAAGTCCTGGTGTTTTTGGAGATGGTATAATAATATCTATTCAGTAAGACATGACATGaatcaaaaaaatatatgtgagTCTTCttgcaggagaatcaggatcttACTGGACTATGAGGCTGGACAtgtgtccttttatgagctgagtgagccaatcagatacttacacaccttcactgccacattcactgagcccctccatGTTGCATTCAGGTTAGGGGGGGCTGATGCCTGGGTGAGAATCattaaagagagagaaaaaggagcGGAAGTACTAACACAAGAGACAGAAAGACAGATAAGAGACACTGAGGATTTGACCCCAGACAGAGAGACGTTGTACCAAGACACCCAGATGCAGGAGGAGGATGCTGTGCCTCATATAATCCACAAGGGGGAGACAGAGAGGGAAGAGTTGGTCCCAGAGACTCAGATGCAGGAGGAGGATGTTGTGTCTCATATAATCCACAAGGTGGAGACAGAGAGGGAAGAGTTGGTCCCAGAGACTCAGATGCAGGAGGAGGATGTTTTGTCTCATATAATCCACAAGGTGGAGACAGAGAAGGAAGAGTTGGTCCGGCCGATACATGAACTGTGTAACATGTGCGATACATTGTGTTCTTTACTGGCacaggaatcacatggagctgcactgtgtggggctgagggggcagataatgaggggggcacagatgggataatggcccctggattggctcatattgtgctgggtataaggacactgatctatgggcaggaggctacagacctgttactggatataaacacggctcataATCATGTgtctgtatcaggggacaggaaatctgcttcctactcactaacacaactacattacccacaatccccaaAGAGGTTTCAGTGGGATACTCAGATTTTAAGCAGCAAGAGTTTttcctcagggcgacattactgggaagtggaggtcagtgaatcagggACCTGgagggtaggggtggcctatcccagtatagagaggggaGAGTATCAGGCTTGGATTGGAAATAATCACAAGAGCTGGTGTTTGTGCAAGGGAGATAATTGCACCTATAAAGTGGTACATAGGAATAAATATTTACCCATCAATCCTTCATGTgggagaatcaggatctcattggactatgaggccggacgtctgtccttttatgagctgagtgagccaatcagacacttacacaccttcactgccacattcactgagcccctccatGTTGCATTTGGTTTAGGGCTGGATTCCTGGGTGAGAATCATTAGTTAG